The Aphis gossypii isolate Hap1 chromosome 3, ASM2018417v2, whole genome shotgun sequence genome includes a region encoding these proteins:
- the LOC114123914 gene encoding histone acetyltransferase Tip60, which produces MKEDPDFLCDSVNLLTEGCRLSVRMHSSDDWPLAEIISIKDVGMTRYYYVHYIDYNKRLDEWVTEERLDTRKVQYPRKDGMTTGTSGTGASTPKIKVENVSILSQSRPASPLSLPPVTQNPTNDPTVLSAALQKKISRKRKIVDNEDSQDLPTPTPRQTGSMVMQHDDVVTRMKNVEMIELGLNKISPWYFSPYPQEMVNLGCIFICEFCLKFKKSRTSLYRHSIKCNLRHPPGTEIYRKESISFFEIDGRKNKSYSQNLCLLAKLFLDHKTLYYDTDPFLFYVMTEYDLKGFHIVGYFSKEKESTEDYNVACILTLPPYQRKGYGKLLIEFSYELSKFEGKTGTPEKPLSDLGLLSYRSYWSQTILDILLTVKPTPDNEKPQITINEICELTSIKKEDVVSTLQILNLINYYKGQYIISINKDIITTHIESFQKRKIRIDPKCLHWNPKDWSKRAKW; this is translated from the exons ATGAAAGAAGACCCCGATTTTCTATGTGATTCAGTA aatTTGTTAACGGAAGGATGTCGTCTGTCCGTGAGAATGCATAGCAGTGACGACTGGC caCTAGCAgaaataataagtatcaaAGACGTGGGAATGACACGGTATTATTATGTCcattatattgatt atAATAAGAGGTTAGATGAATGGGTAACAGAAGAACGATTAGATACACGTAAAGTTCAATATCCCAGAAAAGATGGCATGACTACTGGAACATCTGGTACTGGTGCTAGCACACCGAAAATTAAAGTTGAAAACGTTTCTATACTGTCTCAGAGTCGACCAGCTTCTCCTTTGAGTTTACCACCTGTGACACAAAACCCTACAAATGACCCTACAGTTTTATCTGCTGCTTTACAAAAGAAAATTtctagaaaaagaaaaattgttgataatgAA GACTCTCAAGATTTACCAACACCAACACCACGTCAAACAGGTTCAATGGTCATGCAACATGACGATGTTGTCACCCGaatgaaaaatgtagaaaTGATTGAACttggtttaaataaaataagcccATGGTATTTTTCTCCATATCctcag GAAATGGTGAATTTGGGGTGCATATTTATTTgtgaattttgtttaaaattcaaaaaaagtagAACTTCACTTTATCGACACAGT ATAAAATGTAACCTGAGACATCCACCTGGCACAGAAATATATAGAAAAGAATCAATATCGTTCTTTGAGATTGATGGCCGTAAGAATAAATCATATTCTCAAAACTTGTGTTTGTTAGCAAAACTGTTTTTGGATCAtaagacattatattatgataccgatccattcttattttatgtaatgacTGAGTATGACTTGAAAGGATTTCATATTGTGGGTTACTTTTCCAAAGAAAAAGAGTCTACAGAAGACTATAATGTTGCTTGTATTCTTACATTACCACCTTATCAGAGGAAAGGTTAtgggaaattattaattgaattta GTTAcgaattatcaaaatttgaagGTAAAACTGGTACACCTGAAAAACCTTTGTCAGATTTAGGTTTGTTGTCTTATCGTAGTTATTGGAGTCAAACGATTTTAGACATTCTGTTGACTGTGAAACCGACACCAGACAATGAAAAACCACAAATTACAATCAA tgaaattTGTGAGCTGActagtattaaaaaagaagATGTTGTTTCCACCttacaaatacttaatttaattaactattacaaAGGACAATATatcatatctataaataaggATATAATTACTACGCACATTGAATCGTTTCAAAAGAGAAAGATTCGAATTGAtccaaaatgtttacattggAATCCTAAAGACTGGTCAAAACGCGCCAAATGGTGA
- the LOC114123919 gene encoding acid phosphatase type 7 produces the protein MKTCQILVILTIFGFCAADPLVRYQPEQIHLSLGESETELVVTWTTWNNTDESVVKYGINGPILKATGFSTLFVDGGELHRTQYIHRVKLTGLQPSSKYVYYCGSNQGWSPQFWFNTVPSDTNWSPSLAFFGDLGNVNAQSLPRLQEETERGLYDMILHIGDFAYDMDSENAKVGDEFMRQLEPIASYVPYMTCPGNHEQKYNFSNYKARFSMPGGYENMMYSFNLGPAHFISISTEFYYFLYYGIKPVVLQYEWLVNDLKEANKPENRKQRPWIIVYGHRPMYCSDDDKDDCTYHETITRVGLPLLHWFGLENLFYDNGVDLCLWGHEHTYERMWPVYDRTVYNGSYLEPYTNPGAPVHITSGSAGCQERTDNFIPNPPYWSAIRNSDYGYGRLKIYNSTHLYAEQVSDDRDGEVIDHIWLIKDHHKPYGKSTSK, from the exons atgaaGACTTGTCAAATTTTAGTCATTCTAACAATCTTTGGATTTTGCGCAGCAGATCCTCTTGTGAGATATCAACCAGAACAAATCCATTTATCATTGGGTG aaTCTGAAACTGAGTTAGTGGTTACATGGACAACATGGAACAATACAGACGAATCAGTAGTAAAATATGGAATTAACGGACCAATTCTTAAAGCTACAGGTTTTTCTACATTATTTGTAGATGGTGGTGAACTCCATCGTACTCAGTATATACATCGTGTTAAGCTTACAGGTTTACAACCATCTAGTAAATATG tgtattattgtGGAAGTAATCAAGGTTGGTCTCCCCAGTTTTGGTTTAATACTGTTCCTAGTGATACCAATTGGTCACCAAGCTTAGCTTTTTTTGGTGATTTGGGTAATGTAAATGCACAATCTCTTCCTAGATTACAAGAGGAAACTGAACGAGGACTTTATGATATGATACTTCATATCGGTGATTTTGCATATGATATGGATAGT GAGAATGCCAAAGTTGGAGATGAATTTATGCGTCAGTTGGAACCTATAGCTTCATATGTACCATACATGACTTGTCCTGGCAATCATGAACAAAAATA caatTTCAGCAATTACAAAGCTCGTTTTAGTATGCCTGGTGGCTATGAGAACATgatgtatagttttaatttaggaCCCGCTCATTTCATTAGTATTTCTACAGAGTTTTACTATTTTCTTTACTATGGAATTAAACCTGTTGTTTTACAATACGAGTGGCTTGTTAATGatctaaaa gaagCAAATAAACCTGAAAATCGTAAACAGAGACCATGGATAATTGTGTATGGTCATAGACCAATGTATTGTTCAGATGATGACAAAGATGATTGTACATATCATGAAACAATTACTAGAGTTGGTCTCCCATTACTCCATTG GTTTGGGTTAGAAAACCTATTTTATGACAATGGAGTTGACTTGTGTCTTTGGGGCCATGAACATACATATGAAAGAATGTGGCCTGTGTATGACCGTACTGTTTATAATGGCTCTTATTTAGAGCCATATACAAATCCAGGAGCACCAGTTCACATTACATCTGGTTCTGCT gGTTGCCAAGAAAGAACTGACAATTTTATCCCAAATCCTCCATATTGGTCAGCGATTAGAAATAGTGATTATGGTTATGGTCGTTTGaagatttataatagtacacaTTTGTATGCTGAACAAGTTTCTGATGACAGG GATGGTGAAGTTATAGATCATATTTGGCTCATCAAGGACCATCATAAACCTTATGGAAAatcaacttcaaaataa
- the LOC114123929 gene encoding probable 26S proteasome non-ATPase regulatory subunit 3, with the protein MAATVEPIPDVEMTDVSDSQEKKDAAVIQEIRDNIRQIEKAVQTKEARFMLRVLRSWSVTRRKLNAVVLWSVINGFYTHSASDKELLLSYVTTPADIPEAIKMRTGKNATGALLPEIDGYIRLLVLVQLIDKEDYKKAVEFSDLLMVKLTDKNRRTLDLITAKAYFYHMRCYELTDQLHKIKGFLYSRLRTATLKKDYEGQAVLINCLLRNYLHYNLYDQADKLVQKSVFPEQASNNECARFLYYQGRIKAARLEYSVAHKNLVQALRKAPQNSAIGFRQTVQKLAVTVELLLGDIPERHIFRQASLRKALVPYFRLTQSVRLGDLTMFSETLENFKKNFLSDHTYMLIVRLRHNVIKTAIRAIGASYSCISVDYIAEKLGLDSPKDAEFIISKAIRDGVIQATIDPEHGYVQSKEPVDIYCTLEPQMAFHQRISFCLNLHNESVKAMRYPPKSYGKDLESAEERREREQQDLELAKEMAEEDDDGFP; encoded by the coding sequence ATGGCCGCCACAGTTGAACCAATTCCCGATGTGGAGATGACAGATGTGTCAGATTCCCAAGAAAAAAAAGACGCCGCGGTAATCCAAGAAATAAGGGACAACATTCGACAGATTGAGAAAGCTGTTCAAACGAAAGAAGCGCGTTTCATGTTGCGTGTCTTACGATCCTGGTCCGTAACACGGCGCAAGCTCAATGCTGTGGTCTTGTGGTCAGTGATTAATGGTTTCTACACACACTCTGCTTCTGACAAAGAACTGTTATTATCATATGTCACTACACCGGCTGACATTCCAGAAGCAATCAAGATGCGCACAGGTAAAAACGCAACAGGAGCCCTACTACCTGAAATTGATGGTTATATCCGCTTGTTAGTATTAGTACAACTCATTGACAAAGAAGATTACAAAAAAGCAGTAGAATTCTCTGATTTATTGATGGTGAAATTAACTGATAAAAATAGACGTACACTGGATTTGATTACTGCTAAAGCATATTTCTATCATATGAGATGTTATGAATTAACAGATCaattacacaaaattaaagGATTCCTTTACAGTCGCCTGCGAACAGCCACCCTTAAAAAAGATTATGAAGGTCAAGCCGTGCTTATTAATTGCCTTTTGCGTAATTATTTgcactataatttatacgatCAAGCTGATAAGTTGGTTCAAAAATCAGTATTTCCAGAACAAGCTAGTAATAATGAATGTGCTCGTTTCTTATACTACCAAGGTCGTATTAAGGCTGCCCGCCTTGAATATTCTGTAGCACACAAAAATTTGGTTCAAGCTTTGCGTAAAGCGCCACAAAATTCAGCAATTGGCTTCAGACAGACGGTACAAAAGTTGGCTGTCACAGTGGAATTACTGTTGGGAGATATCCCCGAAAGGCATATATTCCGTCAAGCTAGTTTACGCAAGGCATTGGTACCATACTTCAGACTTACCCAGTCAGTTCGTTTAGGAGATTTGACAATGTTTAGTGAAACATTAGAGAACTTTAAGAAAAATTTCCTTAGTGACCACACATATATGTTGATTGTACGTTTACgtcataatgttattaaaactgCCATTAGAGCTATTGGTGCATCATATTCATGCATTTCAGTTGACTATATTGCTGAAAAGCTTGGGTTAGATTCTCCCAAAGATGCTGAATTCATTATTTCTAAAGCTATTAGAGATGGTGTTATACAAGCAACCATTGATCCTGAACACGGCTATGTGCAAAGCAAAGAACCCGTTGACATATACTGTACACTTGAACCACAGATGGCTTTCCATCAACGTATATCTTTCTGTTTGAATTTGCACAACGAAAGTGTTAAGGCTATGCGTTATCCTCCTAAATCATATGGCAAGGATTTAGAATCTGCTGAGGAACGCCGTGAGCGTGAACAACAAGATTTGGAACTAGCAAAAGAAATGGCAGAAGAAGACGATGATGGATTcccttaa
- the LOC114123918 gene encoding uncharacterized protein DDB_G0288805-like, whose protein sequence is MDTMYSNIDFHLFSNKQNKSIENRVNKYSTNIILSNCTDETVNSFNKRTLKKNSNSQFQNTNNNFCSVIGAPIISKNTIESNNNLNNDETNTYKNIENDEIHTATENKNVHLKTTDKRQKNISFSNEKLWEINRVNQILHNKITNGVKPTYTRVNPSISLVKATSTINRERKNKDIVKENEILAKKLRNVRSTIFK, encoded by the exons atggACACAATGTACTCAAATATTGACTTTCATTTATTTtcgaataaacaaaataaaagtattgagaaccgagtaaataaatactccacaaatattattctatcgaATTGTACTGATGAAActgttaatagttttaataagcgtacattaaaaaaaaattcaaactcaCAATTTCAGAAcactaataacaatttttgtagTGTTATTGGTGCTCCTATAATATCTAAGAACACAATTGaaagtaacaataatttaaataatgatgaaaccaatacttataaaaacattgaaaatgatGAAATTCATACTGCAacagaaaacaaaaatgttcatttGAAAACCACAGATAAAaggcaaaaaaatatatcattttcaaatgaaaaattatgggAAATTAATAGGGTTAATCAAAtcctacataataaaattactaatggAGTGAAACCTACTTATACGAGGGTAAATCCTTCTATATCATTAGTTAAAGCAACATCAACAATTAATCgagagagaaaaaataaagatattgttAAGGAGAATGaa ATCCTAGCCAAGAAGTTGAGGAATGTAAGGTCAACCATCTTTAAGTAA
- the LOC114123916 gene encoding 39S ribosomal protein L17, mitochondrial: MNQAEVSQLMSKLRIRVNPRHKNLKQPDGPQGRLNKLRRTVNALFKYERLELNYTLADETRGYAERLISEAIRHGDTHKPTMEMADYWIEEKQLIHKLFKVLVPRFNDYKTSYTMLYRAPKAYPDIVFPRSVLELRGNPFPAILPQRSDQRNFIHNVLLDEAKKAYRAEKYEEITKSLEEQREE; the protein is encoded by the exons ATGAATCAAGCGGAGGTTTCGCAATTAATGTCCAAACTCAGAATACGCGTCAATCCTCGCCACAAAAATCTAAAGCAACCCGATGGACCACAGGgtcgattaaataaattacgtagAACTGTCAACGCTCTGTTCAAATACGAACGTTTAGAATTGAATTATACGTTGGCTGATGAGACTAGAGGATATGCAGAAAGA TTAATATCTGAAGCCATCAGGCATGGAGATACACACAAACCAACCATGGAGATGGCCGATTATTGGATAGAAGAAAAACAGTTGATACACAAATTGTTCAAAGTATTGGTTCCCCggtttaatgattataagaCTTCATACACAATGTTATACCGGGCACCAAAAGCATACCCAGATATTGTGTTTCCACGTTCTGTTCTTGAACTTAGAG GTAACCCGTTCCCTGCAATTCTACCTCAGCGATCCGACCAAAgaaattttatacacaatgtGCTATTGGACGAAGCAAAAAAGGCATATAGGGCTGAGAAATATGAAGAAATAACCAAATCTCTCGAAGAACAACGGGAAGAATAA
- the LOC114123915 gene encoding U3 small nucleolar RNA-associated protein 25 homolog: protein MEEDPFLARYTYDLSPELITCLNDKPPLEEEIVLEWSELGKLIFKKPKLTLVEDRNVKPLEETRPFAKLPDVPVAVDSVKKLFLHKQLASNIKNVSKFQLELLSIITKYHDFSYTERNFDNAEELRYCYCIHAINHVLKSRDIVVENNDKQDGDDDELRDQGLTRPKVLILVPFKDAAYRIINMMISLMSSKENFNVVHKNRFVEEFTGGELTLPRKNPKPEDFEKTFVGNIDDAFRIGMAVTKSSLKLYENFYNSDIIIASPLGLRMIIGAEGESSRDYDFLSSVEMLIFDQSEIFLMQNWDHVLHIMNHFHLQPKEAHGTDLQRVRNWSINGLSKHYRQTMLFSSCKLSNLMAIFKNRCINYGGSVSVVNPILTGTISHVVCSLKQFYHKLNSKTPTESIKERFDYFINKVLTQLQASNEKHVLIYVPSYFDYVCIRNYLKTEDYSFVQISEYTKPGKVARARDLFYHGECQILLYSERYHFYNRTKIRGIENIIFYQLPTIAGFYSELCNSIIDNDGCTRNITALYSHYDACVLTSIVGTQRAKYMLTSEQKIHMFHSGT from the coding sequence ATGGAAGAAGATCCGTTTTTAGCGCGGTACACTTACGATTTATCTCCAGAATTAATTACCTGTTTAAACGACAAACCTCCACTCGAAGAAGAAATCGTTTTAGAATGGTCCGAGTTGggcaaattaatattcaaaaaaccaaaattaactTTAGTCGAAGACCGTAACGTCAAGCCATTGGAAGAAACTCGACCATTTGCCAAGCTGCCTGATGTACCTGTAGCTGTTGACagtgttaaaaaattgtttttgcatAAACAACTTGCatcgaatattaaaaatgtcagtAAATTTCAATTAGAACTGTTGtcaataattactaaataccACGATTTCAGTTATACGGAAAGAAATTTTGATAATGCTGAAGAATTGCGATATTGTTACTGTATACATGCCATTAATCATGTACTTAAGAGTCGAGACATTGTTGTTGAGAATAACGATAAACAAGATGGTGATGATGATGAGTTACGAGATCAGGGTCTTACCAGACccaaagtattaattttggtCCCGTTTAAAGATGCCGCATATCGTATCATAAACATGATGATATCCCTTATGTCTTCCAAAGAAAATTTCAATGTAGTGCACAAAAACAGGTTTGTAGAAGAATTCACTGGTGGTGAATTAACGTTGCCAAGAAAAAATCCTAAACCAGAAGACTttgaaaaaacatttgttGGAAATATTGATGATGCTTTTAGAATTGGCATGGCAGTTACTAAGAgtagtttgaaattgtatgaaaatttttacaaCTCAGACATAATAATAGCATCACCTCTTGGTTTGCGTATGATTATTGGTGCTGAAGGGGAGTCCTCTAGAGATTACGATTTTCTGTCATCTGTAGAAATGCTGATATTTGATCAgtctgaaatatttttgatgcaAAATTGGGATCACGTGTTGCACATCATGAATCATTTTCACCTGCAGCCAAAGGAAGCACACGGAACAGATTTACAGAGAGTGCGTAACTGGTCTATCAACGGCTTGTCTAAACATTATCGACaaacaatgttattttcaTCTTGTAAATTATCTAACTTGATGGCCATATTTAAGAatagatgtataaattatggtGGTTCAGTCAGTGTAGTGAATCCAATCTTAACTGGTACTATAAGCCATGTCGTTTGTAgtctaaaacaattttaccatAAACTCAATTCAAAGACACCAACTGAATCCATTAAAGAGAGGTTTGACTATTTCATAAACAAAGTTCTTACACAACTTCAAGCCTCAAACGAAAAACACGTGTTAATCTATGTTCcatcatattttgattatgtGTGTATTAGAAATTACTTGAAAACAGAAGATTACAGTTTTGTACAAATCAGTGAGTACACCAAACCAGGCAAAGTAGCTAGAGCCAGGGATTTGTTTTATCATGGCGAATGTCAAATTCTGCTGTATTCTGAGCGCTATCATTTCTATAACAGAACTAAAATTCGtggtattgaaaatattattttttatcaactacCCACAATTGCCGGATTTTATAGTGAACTTTGTAATTCAATCATAGACAACGACGGCTGTACTCGAAACATTACAGCACTTTATTCTCATTATGATGCATGCGTGTTGACATCAATAGTTGGAACTCAAAGAGCAAAATATATGTTGACTTCAGAgcaaaaaatacatatgttcCACTCaggaacttaa